AGAGGACTTGAAGTTATTGAACAAACAAGAGCCCCCATTTTAGAAGGATTAGAACTTCCACTTGTTGGTTATATTGCTGCTGGAAAACCAATTGAGGCAATTGAAGATCCCAATCAAACTATGTCCATACCACCACAACTTGTATCTGGAAAAAAGCGTAGTTTTGTTTTGCAAGTTAAAGGTGAAAGTATGAAAGACGACGGTATTTTAGATAGCGATTTTGTAGTTTGCGAGCAGACGAATACAGCTAATAACGGGGACATCGTGGTGGCTTTGTTGGAAAATGGAGTAGCT
This region of Patescibacteria group bacterium genomic DNA includes:
- the lexA gene encoding transcriptional repressor LexA, with amino-acid sequence RGLEVIEQTRAPILEGLELPLVGYIAAGKPIEAIEDPNQTMSIPPQLVSGKKRSFVLQVKGESMKDDGILDSDFVVCEQTNTANNGDIVVALLENGVATLKRFFKEKNRVKLEPANAQMQPIYVTEVTIQGIVRAVIRKY